The region tactgtaatataatactcTCACAATACGTtactacatataatataattcatacgttatactatactatacatacgttatactatacatacgttatacaatacatacgttatacattttatacacaCGTTACAAAGGTATTTGATAATGTCCCCACGGTAACGTATCGGTCGAATTAGGTATAATGTATCGCTTGTCGTCGTACGGACTCAGAGCGATTTTTGTTTCGGACACGGTGTACACCTCGTGTTTTTCGGACCTTATGCAAGCCTGCCGTCGCatcatttcaatttcgtctCGCAGACATCTCgtgtaatcgtcgaacgttatCGACCTGGCTACGACGTTGCTCTTAACACCTTTCGCTTTTTTACAGTCTTTCTTACCGTCCACTCGCAAGGCATACATCTTCGCCCTGAGTCCGACGAATTCGGTCATAATCGCACCGTTGTTTTCATCTTTCATCAAGCccggaatttttttattggcgaGTGGGATACCGTACGCGTTGTtgatcgcgtaatcgctcGTGTCGAATTTAGCGATATCGCGTTTCATGTTCATGTACACATCCTCGCATTCTACGTGATATATCAGACTGTCCGTATCGGTGTACATAATTCTACACTTGTCGCGATACAGGGGAGACATGTACTCGTGATGAAATTCGTACAAACAGACTTTCGATATGTCGAGAATGCACATGCCGACGTAAATAGGTTTGTCAAATTTAACCTCGAGTTTTCGCAGTTCAACGGCTATcagattttccgaaaaaacgcTCCTGCTGTGAAAATTTGGTTTCGAGATCAGtgcctccgcgccgtatctacCTTTCcactttgataataattttacatcaacGTGATTTCGAACGTTCTCCATCGTTTTCCCGAAAACCGCGTTGTTCATCAATTTATAcagatttttctcaaaatcgtTTTTGGCCTGTgttctaaattttgtattaagttCGATGTAATTGCGGAGCCATGGAGATTGAGCGAATTGTAATACGCGATGAATTTTTGTGATGCGAAGACCGTGGCGCGTGCATTGCTGTAGGTTGCCGTAGTGTATGACATAACGCTTCTTATCGTACAGCGTGGCGAGAAGTTTGTCCTGCCGTTTGCCGGGtggtttatcgcgcgtcggacagaacggtaAGTCGGCGTGCGCGTCGTGTTTATTCTGCGGATACTCTAGATCGACTTCGAGAATGTAACCCGTGGGCGAATCCAAAGCGATCGCGCTAAACTCGAAATTCGAGACGTCTTCGACCCATCGAAAATCTGCATATGGCAATGGTTGGCACATTGCCCAACCGTACAAGTTGTTTACGTCGAAATACATCAGGTACGACGATGGTTTCGATGTATCATAAGATTGCATGTACCTGTTATTGGCCACCGCGTATCTGTTTGAACATTGACTCAAACCGCCGCGAATACCGCGTTCGATGaacatgaccatgtcaatgtcCGTGAGCAGTTCGAAATTGATACCCGTATGCTTCAACATAGCGTCCCACGTAAACCCCGGTAAGTGTAATAATACGCCGGATCGAGTCCATAACTCGCGACGCAgctatcgcgaaaattttcaaagatatcggccaacagcaagacatcGATCTTTAGATACAGATCGCTGTAGTCACCGAGCGTTCGAATGGAGAACCGCTGCCAGACGTTgacggcgtgcgcgtaatcgctctcggatacggtgtcgcctgtcaatgaactgtaaaacgagtcgcgcgATGGTAAACACGTATCCTCCAACTTTTCGACGCAGTCAATGTACTCGTACGGAAAGACACCTTTTCGCGTCAATAATTCGAAATCTTGGTCggataacgcggaaaattttgaacgtataatttttaacttatccTTATCGAGGAAGGATGCTAATTTTTCGAGACTCGTGCTAAGAAATTTGTACGAGTCGATGAATCTTAATTTGATGCAATTTTGGCTGTATTTATCTTCAGTGCTTTTAACGTTCTTCGTaaacgaaatgtatttttccttCGTGATTGGGAGTAACTCTACATGTCCTTCGTACGCGGTggcaatttcttttataataaaatgagaatCATAAcccgataaattatgaaatactaTGGGAATGAAgtgagaatttttataatttaagttacaattaGAATGCGCGGGACCTCGATAATTGCCGGTCAAGTGACAGTGATCGCGTACTCGCACGTCGTCTGGCTCGAACGGTTTTTCGCACACGTGACAGTGCGTTGCGCTGTTAAACTTTTtccactcgtctcgcgtgaaatccACCATGGGTATATTATCGGACAAGATGTTCTTTACGTCGTGTGCTAAACGTCTTAGTTCCTCggcgaaccacgcgacgcaatccttatcgcgacgaaatcgaTACGCGGATAACGAGTCGTCGTACGAGCACCGCACGTAATATCCTATACTAAATACTCGATGATGTTGAGACTTGAACGTGGACGTTGTCGGATCCGCATCCGTCTTCTCGAGGGTACATTCCAGGTCAGCGTACACGACATATGGAAGTCGTTCCTTCCTGCTGTGATTCTTGAAACTCAGCCACTTGTCGTCCTCGCTCGGTAGTCGGATGGCACAGTTGTTTATCTCTCGGCAGTCTACACCGTGGGCTTCCAATTTCTCGCtcgaatgaaaataatgtaaacatctgcaaaaagaaaaacacaattttgtaaatttttatataacaatacaatattttataattttattaaaaggagTATAGGTACTCaccgatcgcaaaagtatttccgaCCACGATGCATGCTCAATTGTGAGCTCACAAGGCGGGATAGGTTCTTGATCCATGCAAAATGTCCCACGTCGTCTCGCGGGTCCTGCACGTACAGCAGATTTACGTGCTTTTCTCTCCTCAGGTCGGTGAGCCGTATCGGGAGAACGGTCGGCGTTTCCTCTCCCTCGATGGTATACACATTGATGGATATATTGttgtgtttttcaaaatttttaatttgtttcaaaGTCATTGGAAACTTAATgtcttgtaaatttaatatatttttgtaatcagGGTACGAGGATTCCCGATATGTATGATCCTTGACAGGATACAGCGCGGCGACCACTGACCACGCGAAGCACGCATTGTCCATAGAATGCACGT is a window of Temnothorax longispinosus isolate EJ_2023e chromosome 1, Tlon_JGU_v1, whole genome shotgun sequence DNA encoding:
- the LOC139810263 gene encoding uncharacterized protein, with translation MEHLDKTERDLVEGSNQIATLGEYLAWEQRCEKFIEQLEEDCRSKRPRLSDGSQTVGNRSSLVARIARLDGAKTLLQRRFVHIGGGGEHAAGSSSSSGNENAERLVWREIDAAFEWRVLTGAVININYIEPRKFLEDAEVIVLDRVQNVMQTHASVKINTVFNGEFVTGDKRGNKSFSTSNFELFRSSERSDLREWYKLHVIEPTLAKLEDFQERDSGWALSRILNLTVNVNKYNPLRAGCYINLPEKIKLKKAVINVHSMDNACFAWSVVAALYPVKDHTYRESSYPDYKNILNLQDIKFPMTLKQIKNFEKHNNISINVYTIEGEETPTVLPIRLTDLRREKHVNLLYVQDPRDDVGHFAWIKNLSRLVSSQLSMHRGRKYFCDRCLHYFHSSEKLEAHGVDCREINNCAIRLPSEDDKWLSFKNHSRKERLPYVVYADLECTLEKTDADPTTSTFKSQHHRVFSIGYYVRCSYDDSLSAYRFRRDKDCVAWFAEELRRLAHDVKNILSDNIPMVDFTRDEWKKFNSATHCHVCEKPFEPDDVRVRDHCHLTGNYRGPAHSNCNLNYKNSHFIPIVFHNLSGYDSHFIIKEIATAYEGHVELLPITKEKYISFTKNVKSTEDKYSQNCIKLRFIDSYKFLSTSLEKLASFLDKDKLKIIRSKFSALSDQDFELLTRKGVFPYEYIDCVEKLEDTCLPSRDSFYSSLTGDTVSESDYAHAVNVWQRFSIRTLGDYSDLYLKIDVLLLADIFENFRDSCVASYGLDPAYYYTY
- the LOC139811535 gene encoding uncharacterized protein, encoding MLKHTGINFELLTDIDMVMFIERGIRGGLSQCSNRYAVANNRYMQSYDTSKPSSYLMYFDVNNLYGWAMCQPLPYADFRWVEDVSNFEFSAIALDSPTGYILEVDLEYPQNKHDAHADLPFCPTRDKPPGKRQDKLLATLYDKKRYVIHYGNLQQCTRHGLRITKIHRVLQFAQSPWLRNYIELNTKFRTQAKNDFEKNLYKLMNNAVFGKTMENVRNHVDVKLLSKWKGRYGAEALISKPNFHSRSVFSENLIAVELRKLEVKFDKPIYVGMCILDISKVCLYEFHHEYMSPLYRDKCRIMYTDTDSLIYHVECEDVYMNMKRDIAKFDTSDYAINNAYGIPLANKKIPGLMKDENNGAIMTEFVGLRAKMYALRVDGKKDCKKAKGVKSNVVARSITFDDYTRCLRDEIEMMRRQACIRSEKHEVYTVSETKIALSPYDDKRYIIPNSTDTLPWGHYQIPL